Genomic window (Escherichia fergusonii ATCC 35469):
AGGTCACGTCATAACCGAGCATTTTTTCCGATTTGTCATAAACCGTTTTACAGCGCTGTTGGGTGGTGGTGTAAGTATCACTATTCTGTAATGATCCCTGAATTTGGTTTCCGGCATATCCCCCACCTAATGCTCCGACAACAGTCGCGACATCTTTACCTCGCCCACCGCCAAATTGATGACCAATAACGCCACCTGCGACAGCCCCCAACACTGAACCTGCGATACGATTTTCATCCTGAACAGGACGCCGATGGGTGACCGTCACATTTCGGCACTCCTGACGCGGGGTTTTAATCGTCTCCTTAATAGGAGTGGCAGAAACAACCTGTGCATATTGCGGGCCACGCTCAAAGACATTAAGACTGGCTACCGCCGCCACGCCCAGCGCAGCAACTACGCCAATCCCTATCCCCGCCAACATTGATTTATTCACGGGATACCTCCTATTTTCTGGTTGTAACAATATTGCAACCAGAAATAACAGAAGCCAATGAGACAGAGGATGAAAAAAGATGAGCTGGTTAAAATCACCCGCAGTTTGAGATTCTTCTCAAGTGATGAGTCAGACGGTGATGCAGACTCATCACCGTCTGACCAGCAGATTAATGAAGTTTAAGTCGTGGGCGAATAACGCGGTTAATGCTACCCACCAGCATCATTAACCCGGTTTTGAAATAACCGTGAAGGGCAATCTGGTGCATACGATAAAGCGAGATATACACAAAGCGAGCAATTCGCCCCTCAATCATCATAGAACCTTTGGTCAGGTTGCCCATCAGGCTACCGACTGTCGAGAAGTTTGACAGCGAAACCAATGAACCATGATCTTTATAACGGTAACTTTTCAGGGGCTTACCGTTCATTTGTGCCAGAATATTCTGTAACGCACAGGTTGCCATTTGATGGGCCGCCTGAGCGCGTGGCGGTACAAAGCCTCCTTCCGGGCGAGCACAGGACGCGCAATCACCAATTGCATAAATATCTGCATCGCGCGTGGTTTGCAACGTCGGCTCAACCACCAGTTGGTTGATACGGTTTGTTTCCAGGCCACCAATATCTTTGAGGAAATCTGGTGCTTTGATGCCCGCTGCCCAAACCATCAGGTCTGCTTCGATATATTCGCCATCTTTGGTATGCAAGCCACCAGCATCCGCGCTGGTTACCATTGTTTGCGTCAACACTCGCACACCCAGTTTGGTCAGTTCGTTATGCGCGGCACTGGAGATTCGTGGCGGCAGAGCAGGCAGAATGCGCTCTCCTGCTTCAACCAGCGTGACGTTCAGGGCTTCGTTCGTTAGCCCTTTGTAGCCGTAACTATGTAACTGTTTTACTGCATTATGCAGTTCTGCGGATAACTCAACCCCGGTTGCCCCACCACCAACAATAGCAATATTAACTTTGCCGTTAGAGCCAAGGTTAGCGGAGTACTTCAGGAACAGATTCAGCATCTCCTGATGAAAGCGACGAGCCTGATGCGGGTTATCAAGGAATATGCAGTTCTCTTTAACACCTGGTGTGTTGAAATCGTTGGAGGTGCTTCCCAGTGCCATGACCAGTGTGTCATAAGCAATTTTGCGCTCCGGTACCAGCAATTCA
Coding sequences:
- a CDS encoding glycine zipper 2TM domain-containing protein, with the protein product MNKSMLAGIGIGVVAALGVAAVASLNVFERGPQYAQVVSATPIKETIKTPRQECRNVTVTHRRPVQDENRIAGSVLGAVAGGVIGHQFGGGRGKDVATVVGALGGGYAGNQIQGSLQNSDTYTTTQQRCKTVYDKSEKMLGYDVTYKIGDQQGKIRMDKDPGSQIPLDSNGQLILTNKV
- the ndh gene encoding NADH-quinone dehydrogenase → MTTPLKRIVIVGGGAGGLELATQLGHKLGRKKKAKVTLVDRNHSHLWKPLLHEVATGSLDEGVDALSYLAHARNHGFEFQLGSVKDIDREAKTITIAELRDEKGELLVPERKIAYDTLVMALGSTSNDFNTPGVKENCIFLDNPHQARRFHQEMLNLFLKYSANLGSNGKVNIAIVGGGATGVELSAELHNAVKQLHSYGYKGLTNEALNVTLVEAGERILPALPPRISSAAHNELTKLGVRVLTQTMVTSADAGGLHTKDGEYIEADLMVWAAGIKAPDFLKDIGGLETNRINQLVVEPTLQTTRDADIYAIGDCASCARPEGGFVPPRAQAAHQMATCALQNILAQMNGKPLKSYRYKDHGSLVSLSNFSTVGSLMGNLTKGSMMIEGRIARFVYISLYRMHQIALHGYFKTGLMMLVGSINRVIRPRLKLH